The Thalassotalea sediminis genome includes the window TATACACAAGGGATGGCAAGTTCCCGTTTTCCCTAATTGAGAACCTGAACCCTTTTGTAATTTGGTGGGTTTAATCAACGCTAATGCTTACCTCATAACAATCCATTGAGTAATACTCAATAAAGTTACAATAAACAAACTCAGTAACTCCTTAGCATTTTTATTTTGTAGCCAACCACAAAACAAACTGAATACTTACTTAGTAATAAAACAGATATCAATTTCCTTGATCAGTTCAGGAGGGGCCACCATTTAATTCAATACTTTCAGCGTGATTAGCCAAGCAGCATTATTCAGCTCGAGTGCACATTTACCATAAAGGATGCGTTTAGCCTGAACAGAGTTTTTAGCGCCGATCCTATCGCAAATTTTTCAGCTGTAATTAAAAGAACCGGTGACAATTAAACATAGGAAATTCTGTTTTGAGTGCAATTGGTAAATGGAATTCCCGCGTTGGTTAAATAAATCTAGTTTATTGTCCTTATGTAACTGAAATACTCTAGTGAGTAATCAGTGGCTAGCCATGGTTTTCACTAAAGCTCAACTGAGTCACTGGTACCAAGGTTTCTGACCTATTTTCTCTTTGATCAATTCTAAAAACCGCGTCGTTCTACCAGATCGTGAACGTTGGTCTGTGCCTAATAAAGCGACTATATTGGCCGTTGGTAATTCATATTGGCTCAGTAATTTTACTAAGGCACCGCTTTTAATTTCAGCAGCAACGTCCCATTCAGACCTAGACATAATACCGTAGCCATCGAGTGCCCATTGTTTGATCACTTGTCCATCGTTGCAAGCAAGTTTAGGTTGGATTCGAATTGATTCAGTGATGTTTGCATCTGCATTATAAAACTTCCACATTGTTACATCTTCAGCATTTTCTCTTAGCGCAAGGCAGTGATGATGACGTAAATCGGCAGGTTTATTTACGGCACCATATTTCTCAAGGTAACTTGGCGAGGCACATAAAAAGCGTCTGTTTTCACTGAGTGTTAGCATTTTTAGTGACGAATCCCGTAACTCACCAATGTAAATGATAATGTCCCAAGAATGCTTGCTCGCCCAGTCTGGATTGTCAGAAAGTTCAAGCTCTACCGACATATGTTGATATTGTAGTTGGTACTCAGTTAATAATGGTGCGATGTAATCACGGCCAAATCCCAGTGGCGCTAAAACCTTTAAACAGCCTGCTACTTCATGACGTTGACTATATAATGACTCATTAAGATCATCCATTTCCGCAAGAATAATCGCCGCTCGATCCGCTAACAATATCCCTTCGTCAGTCAAGGTAATATTTCGAGCGTGCCGCTCCACTAGCTTTAGTTTCAACTTTTGCTCAATTGTTTGTAAACGTTGAGTGATACTCGGCGGTGTTACATTCATCGCGCGTGCTGTGGCAGCCAAAGAGGTGTGGCTCGCGATCATTTGAAAAAAACGCAGATCATCGCTATTAATCATTAAGTCAAACCTTAACTTTAAAGTAAGTTTAGATTAATGTTATGCCACATTATCATTAAGTACAATGGCTTCATTGTTACTGATGTATAAACTCAAAAATAAAGAGAAAAGAATGTTTAAAAGATTAATCATCATGTTAGTCGTGCTTAACTCTAGCAGCCTATTTGCGACAACACTTGAACAGTATCATTCGATGTTACAACCAAGCGAAGTAAGAAAAGATATTGAGCAATGGTTGGATTTTATTGATAAAACGCACCCTGATTTATCATACACAACCAAAGATATTGATGCTTTTTACCAAAAAGTTAACCAATTCAAAAACAGTATAAATAAGCCCATTTCTGTGCGAGAATTTTGGTTAGAAATGATGACCTACAATAGCATTATTTCTGATGGGCATGTCTCGCTAACCCCTTCTAAAAGAAAAGTATTGATCGATGACTACTTAAAAAATGATGGCACTTTTTTTCCATTTCAGGTGGTTTTTCAAGATGAACAATTGCTCATTAAGGAAAAACTAAATGGTCAAGCGTCAAACTTGGCTGGCCATGTGATCACCAAAATAAATGGCATTGCCATTGATACGATACTATCGCAATTACTTAAGCGAACTCATGGAGATAGCAACAATCAACGAAAGGCTCTACTTGCCTCTAGATTTTATTTCTACTACTGGCTGTATTTTGGTGAACACAAAAAGTTCGCACTAGAGGTTAACCAAGGTAAACATAGCGTAAATAGCCTCACCATTGACGCTAGTAATGAAGTTAAAAGCAATGAAGATAGTTTTGACGCTAACTTTAAATTTAGCGTGTTAGACAATAAAACGGCCCTGCTTACGCTTAATACCTTCAGTTGGAGGAAAGATGAAGCAAGAGTATTTAAATTTTTGCAATCAGCATTTCAAACAATTAAAGAACAAAACCTAAGCCACTTAATTATTGATATCAGAAAAAACGGCGGTGGAGACGATAATATTTGGATAAAAGGTATATTAGCTAATATTGCCGATAAACCATGGCGCACAGGCTCCAATTACAAAGCTAAAGTATTAGCGGGGCGAGAAAAAGAAGGGCAAAAAGCTGGCGATGTGGTTACAGGTGAAATAAGTACGATACGACAAGTTCAACATGACAATCCGTTAATGTTTAACGGCAAAGTATCAGTATTGGTTGGCCCCTATACTTATTCATCATCAATTTTGTTTATGAACGTAATACAAGATTATGGCTTTGGCGAATTAGTTGGTGATAAAACGGGGGGAAAAAGTGGCCAAACTGGTGGCACGCAATACCTTACATTAACGCATTCAAACTTGCTGGCAGTGGTTCCTCGCTTTTTGCTGAGTCGACCTAAAGGAGGTCATAATTTAGAACGCTCTACTTTAGATATTCAAATTGATTATGACCAAACCAAGCCCAGCGAATTAATTACCAAATTATTAGTGCAACAATAAACAGATATTGAATCAACCCTTTAAACGTTATCAGCCACATTATGGCTGATAACGTTTTAGTTTCTATAAAAAAGAGCAGGGATTTAAGTGCAATACGCTTAGCACACCTATTATTAAAGGGGCACTAAGCGTATGTTATTATTAGCACTTAGAGAAAAGTAAATCGTTAGTCGCCAACTCTATCGTTAATTATTATCGCTCTCAAGCTTACAACTTAGTTGAAAGAGTTGAACGGTTTTCTCTTCATCTTGTTTTGATAGATAACAATTTTGTTGGTTATCCGTCATTAGGCGCAATTTAAGCGGCATTTCAGTAACAACGCCTAAGACAGCGTTGTTTGCTCTTTCTAGCGTTAACCAACTAGATGTAGAAAATACATCAGGTGCTAGCGTTTTGATTGGCACATTAAAATGTTCTTTCATCGCAGTTTTTATCACACTTACTGTTTCAGCATTGCTTTTAGCAAGTACCGCTGGCTTAAGTGACTCTTTAGATGTCGTTTCACAGCCCGCTATGGTGACCATTATGAAGACTAGACTAATCAGTTTATTCATTAGTTACATTCCTCGTATAATATTGCTGCGCAATAACGTACTAATTCTGTTGTCTTTGATCATTTTTTGATTCGAGAACGTTGCACGTTGGTAATTCGCAGGAGCCCCTACAGGCTGAACAGGGCAACTACCGTTATTTCGGTAAGATAATGCGGTAGACAATAAACGCTCAGACACATCACCTAAAGGCTTACTGTAGTCATCACTTACTTCACAACCTTCAACAAGCGCATTTGGATCTGCAAATGGATTTGACGAGTTTATCGCAGAGAAACCGTCAGCATAATCACCAAATCCCATGGCATTATCACCAGAGAACTGAATGGTAAAATATGTGGTTCCACAATTATCTTCTCCTGTAAAACCATAAGGCTTACCACAAGTAGTGCCACCAATTTGAATCACTTCAACATCGCTGCCTAACAGTCCATTCATCACAGCTTCACTTGCTGAGCAAGTAGAATCAGTGGTCAAAATGAATACTCGATTCAAGTTTAAGGTTGGAAGTGTTAAACCGGCTTGAAAGCCATCAGCAAAACCATAGGTTGTTGTAGAGTATGGTATTACTTCACTATTTATCTTGTCATTGAATTTAAAACGATAAAAGAGCGAACCGTTAGTATTGTCACCGGCAATCATGTAACCAAGCTGAGAAGCCATATACAATAAACCACCCGAGTTATAGCGTAAATCGAGTACTAAATCGGTAACATTATTCTGCTTAAATTCACCAAATGAATGATAAAGTTGCTCTTCAGCTGGGGCAATGAAAGAGTTAAATTGCATGTAACCTACGTTACCAGTAGGCGTATCAATTACCTTAGTGGTTAATACTGGCGAGGTTTCAATAGAAGCAGAAGACATAGTTACTGTAAATTCTTCACCATCAACAGCTCTAAATTTAAAGGTATGCGACTGATTTAATTCTTCTGGAAATAGCGCCGCATTAATTGCGTTTACATCGCTTTGTGAGTTTGTGTTAACAAAATCGATACCGTCTATTTCTATTAACTCACTACCACGTGTTATATTTTTAGTGCGGGCTTCTGTGTCAGGTTCCGTAAAAACAACCACTGCTTTTCGTGGGACAGTAGGCGATATAATTGCCCACTCAATACCATAGCCATACACGACACCAGATTGACTAAGTTGTTCCCATTCTTCTGTATCATAAGTAAAGTGAAATTGGTCTTTAGGTTTACCAGAAG containing:
- a CDS encoding LysR family transcriptional regulator; translation: MINSDDLRFFQMIASHTSLAATARAMNVTPPSITQRLQTIEQKLKLKLVERHARNITLTDEGILLADRAAIILAEMDDLNESLYSQRHEVAGCLKVLAPLGFGRDYIAPLLTEYQLQYQHMSVELELSDNPDWASKHSWDIIIYIGELRDSSLKMLTLSENRRFLCASPSYLEKYGAVNKPADLRHHHCLALRENAEDVTMWKFYNADANITESIRIQPKLACNDGQVIKQWALDGYGIMSRSEWDVAAEIKSGALVKLLSQYELPTANIVALLGTDQRSRSGRTTRFLELIKEKIGQKPWYQ
- a CDS encoding S41 family peptidase, whose translation is MFKRLIIMLVVLNSSSLFATTLEQYHSMLQPSEVRKDIEQWLDFIDKTHPDLSYTTKDIDAFYQKVNQFKNSINKPISVREFWLEMMTYNSIISDGHVSLTPSKRKVLIDDYLKNDGTFFPFQVVFQDEQLLIKEKLNGQASNLAGHVITKINGIAIDTILSQLLKRTHGDSNNQRKALLASRFYFYYWLYFGEHKKFALEVNQGKHSVNSLTIDASNEVKSNEDSFDANFKFSVLDNKTALLTLNTFSWRKDEARVFKFLQSAFQTIKEQNLSHLIIDIRKNGGGDDNIWIKGILANIADKPWRTGSNYKAKVLAGREKEGQKAGDVVTGEISTIRQVQHDNPLMFNGKVSVLVGPYTYSSSILFMNVIQDYGFGELVGDKTGGKSGQTGGTQYLTLTHSNLLAVVPRFLLSRPKGGHNLERSTLDIQIDYDQTKPSELITKLLVQQ
- a CDS encoding S41 family peptidase; translated protein: MKIKFASIAIATLLLSACGGGGGSSSTPKQNINPPPVNNGPDAPVWTEGEFLGASGFKNYCEAPRSGNGFSDVDGTSMHEKMWIRSWSNETYLWYDEIADVDPTNYEVLAYFDTQKTTDTTSSGKPKDQFHFTYDTEEWEQLSQSGVVYGYGIEWAIISPTVPRKAVVVFTEPDTEARTKNITRGSELIEIDGIDFVNTNSQSDVNAINAALFPEELNQSHTFKFRAVDGEEFTVTMSSASIETSPVLTTKVIDTPTGNVGYMQFNSFIAPAEEQLYHSFGEFKQNNVTDLVLDLRYNSGGLLYMASQLGYMIAGDNTNGSLFYRFKFNDKINSEVIPYSTTTYGFADGFQAGLTLPTLNLNRVFILTTDSTCSASEAVMNGLLGSDVEVIQIGGTTCGKPYGFTGEDNCGTTYFTIQFSGDNAMGFGDYADGFSAINSSNPFADPNALVEGCEVSDDYSKPLGDVSERLLSTALSYRNNGSCPVQPVGAPANYQRATFSNQKMIKDNRISTLLRSNIIRGM